A genomic window from Lycium barbarum isolate Lr01 chromosome 4, ASM1917538v2, whole genome shotgun sequence includes:
- the LOC132636632 gene encoding uncharacterized protein LOC132636632, whose protein sequence is MLRHRLITRRLTFLNSTTQSIRFNSFTVKHSVVVIPNGTLNHNSFSTAVKSALNGRRTAAEMSSSNPEGENGNLTSSEGLEVSVVEGGGSEVASVRFDGGGSEVASANVERYERKVLPEELGRSVMMLTCDSNTTDGGVCDVYVVGTAHVSKESCQEVEAVINFLKPEVVFLELCSGRVGVLTPQNLKVPTMGEMVEMWKKNQNPFGILYSWFLAKVASKLEVFPGAEFRVAYEEAMKYGGKVILGDRPVQVTLRRTWAKMPLWHKTKLVYSLLFQAVFLPKPGDLVKMLKEMDDVDMLTHVIQEMSKQFPTLMDTLVHERDQFMSSMLLKVARDHNSVVAVVGKGHLPGIKKNWKQPIEVEELLTIPSPKPLITVAKIVTTLGAAVAGVAIISGIYVSSKK, encoded by the exons ATGCTCCGTCATCGCTTAATAACTCGCCGACTCACCTTCCTCAACTCAACAACCCAGTCAATCCGGTTCAACTCATTCACCGTTAAACATTCCGTGGTCGTAATCCCTAACGGAACCCTAAACCACAACTCATTCTCAACCGCCGTAAAGTCGGCGCTAAACGGACGGCGTACGGCGGCGGAGATGAGTAGTTCAAATCCTGAGGGAGAAAATGGTAATTTGACGAGTTCGGAAGGCTTGGAAGTGAGTGTTGTGGAAGGAGGAGGTTCGGAGGTAGCTTCGGTGAGGTTTGATGGAGGAGGCTCGGAGGTAGCTTCGGCGAATGTTGAAAGATATGAAAGGAAGGTTTTACCGGAGGAATTGGGGAGGAGTGTAATGATGTTAACTTGTGATTCGAATACTACTGATGGAGGTGTTTGTGATGTGTATGTTGTTGGTACTGCACACGTTTCTAAG GAATCATGCCAAGAAGTTGAAGCAGTGATCAATTTCTTGAAACCAGAG GTTGTTTTCTTGGAGTTATGCTCAGGTCGCGTGGGTGTACTTACACCTCAGAATTTAAAG GTACCAACTATGGGAGAAATGGTGGAGATGTGGAAGAAAAATCAAAATCCATTTGGGATACTCTACAGCTGGTTTCTTGCCAAG GTTGCTAGCAAGCTTGAGGTTTTTCCCGGGGCAGAATTCCGTGTGGCATATGAAGAAGCGATGAAGTACGGTGGGAAAGTGATTCTTGGTGACCGTCCTGTGCAA GTGACGTTGCGAAGAACATGGGCAAAAATGCCACTTTGGCACAAGACAAAATTGGTATACTCTCTATTATTCCAAGCTGTTTTTTTACCGAAGCCTGGAGATCTTGTCAAAATG TTGAAGGAAATGGATGATGTTGACATGTTGACTCATGTAATTCAAGAAATGAGCAAGCAGTTCCCAACTCTTATGGATACCCTAGTTCATGAGCGAGATCA GTTTATGTCGTCAATGTTACTAAAAGTTGCCCGTGACCACAACTCTGTTGTTGCAGTTGTTGGTAAGGGTCATCTGCCAGGAATAAAAAAGAACTGGAAGCAACCTATTGAG GTTGAGGAACTACTAACAATACCGTCACCCAAACCCCTCATTACTGTCGCCAAAATTGTGACAACTCTTGGAGCTGCAGTTGCAGGAGTAGCCATAATATCTGGCATTTACGTTTCCAGCAAGAAATAA
- the LOC132637895 gene encoding uncharacterized mitochondrial protein AtMg00860-like, producing MSFDLTNAPATFCTLMNQVFWEYIDEFVVVYLDDIVVYSKTLGEHLEHLRKILTQLREHELYVKLSKCSFAQKQIDFLEHVIEEGRIKMKQQKIQDVTDWPPPKDILALRAFLGLCKFYRRFVKNYSLIALLLTELLKKITPLDWAPKKAEAFDSLKVAMSNSPVLAFPDLTKPFKVINGCLWIWIGRSLTTRGAPGCICELKVEGCGTTLCRPIEGIVGCRPLLTPLEALSSRDLFVVKTDNTAVSHFMTQPKLNGRQARWQELLAEFHFKLEYRSGKTNHVADALSQRAA from the coding sequence ATGTCGTTCGacttgactaatgctccagccacGTTTTGCACTCTGATGAACCAGGTCTTTTGGGAATACATTGATGAGTTTGTGGTGGTCTACTTGGATGACATTGTGGTGTATAGCAAAACGCTGGGTGAACACCTGGAGCACCTGAGGAAAATCCTAACTCAGTTGCGGGAGCATGAGTTGTACGTGAAGTTATCTAAATGCTCCTTCGCCCAAAAACAGATTGACTTCCTAGAACATGTTATCGAAGAAGGTCGCATCAAGATGAAACAACAAAAGATCCAGGATGTCACAGATTGGCCGCCACCTAAGGATATTCTCGCCTTGAGGGCGTTCCTTGGCCTATGCAAATTTTATCGACGGTTCGTCAAAAACTACTCTCTCATTGCATTGCTACTGACAGAGCTCCTCAAGAAGATCACACCTTTGGATTGGGCGCCAAAGAAAGCAGAAGCCTTCGACTCACTGAAAGTGGCTATGTCTAATAGCCCCGTCTTGGCCTTTCCTGACTTGACCAAACCGTTCAAAGTAATAAACGGATGCCTCTGGATATGGATTGGGCGGAGTCTTACTACAAGAGGGGCACCCGGTTGCATATGCGAGCTGAAAGTTGAAGGATGCGGAACGACACTATGCCGCCCAATAGAAGGAATTGTTGGCTGTCGTCCACTGCTTACgcctttggaggcactatcttctAGGGACCTATTCGTGGTGAAGACGGACAACACTGCTGTCAGTCATTTCATGACCCAGCCAAAGCTAAATGGTCGACAGGCTAGATGGCAGGAACTTCTAGCAGAATTTCACTTCAAGCTAGAGTACCGAAGTGGGAAGACCAATCATGTCGCAGACGCACTAAGTCAAAGGGCTGCCTAA